The Rhinoderma darwinii isolate aRhiDar2 chromosome 11, aRhiDar2.hap1, whole genome shotgun sequence genome window below encodes:
- the IKZF5 gene encoding zinc finger protein Pegasus isoform X3: MGEKKPEALDFVKDFQEYLTQQTHHVNMISGSVSGDKEADTLQGGEKPHRCHLCPFASAYERHLEAHMRSHTGEKPYKCELCSFRCSDRSNLSHHRRRKHKMLPIKGTRPTLGNKKMWGVLQKKVSSLGYSRRTLINLSPPSMVVHKADYLTDFSHEIPSIHSEAYENLAKATHGSGLSRDPQELMVDNPLNQLSTLAGQLSSLPPDTQNPASPDTGPCPDEKPFMIQQPPAPACAVSTIVPHGSSPASPEVRPAHNHRNCSPMAGPSSERSGRTSTPSISNSQPSTPAPALPVQDPQLLHHCQHCDMYFADNILYTIHMGCHGFENPFQCNICGCKCKNKYDFACHFARGQHSQH, from the exons ATGGGTGAGAAAAAACCAGAAGCGCTGGACTTTGTCAAGGATTTCCAGGAATACCTCACCCAGCAAACGCACCACGTCAATATGATCTCCGGCTCTGTGAGCGGAGACAAGGAGGCCGACACTTTACAAGGAG GTGAGAAACCACACCGTTGTCACCTGTGTCCCTTTGCATCAGCCTATGAGCGCCACCTTGAGGCTCACATGCGCtcccacacaggggagaagccttaCAAGTGCGAGTTATGTTCCTTCCGCTGCAGTGACCGGAGTAACCTGTCCCACCATCGGCGCCGTAAGCACAAGATGCTGCCCATTAAGGGCACACGTCCCACACTTGGCAACAAAAAAATGTGGGGTGTGCTCCAGAAAAAAGTCAGCAGCTTGGGGTACAGTCGTCGAACTCTTATTAACCTCAGCCCACCATCCATGGTGGTGCACAAGGCAGACTATCTGACTGACTTCTCCCATGAGATCCCCAGCATCCACAGCGAGGCCTATGAGAACCTAGCCAAGGCCACGCATGGATCCGGACTGTCTAGGGATCCACAAGAGCTCATGGTTGACAACCCCTTAAACCAGCTATCCACTTTGGCAGGACAGCTTTCCAGCCTTCCTCCAGATACTCAAAACCCTGCTTCACCAGACACAGGACCATGTCCTGATGAGAAACCATTCATGATCCAGCAGCCTCCAGCGCCGGCCTGTGCGGTCTCCACCATTGTTCCTCATGGTTCTTCCCCAGCCAGCCCTGAGGTCCGTCCAGCACACAATCACAGGAACTGTAGCCCAATGGCTGGCCCAAGCAGCGAGCGGAGTGGCCGGACCAGCACCCCCAGCATTAGCAACAGCCAACCTAGCACACCAGCCCCTGCCCTACCAGTCCAGGATCCACAACTTCTGCACCACTGCCAACACTGTGACATGTACTTCGCAGATAACATACTCTATACAATCCACATGGGATGCCATGGATTTGAAAACCCTTTCCAATGCAACATCTGCGGTTGcaaatgcaaaaacaagtatgaCTTTGCTTGCCACTTTGCTCGAGGTCAACATAGCCAACACTGA
- the IKZF5 gene encoding zinc finger protein Pegasus isoform X1 encodes MGEKKPEALDFVKDFQEYLTQQTHHVNMISGSVSGDKEADTLQGGQPNHDVFTANSPCLALPAAGTDSDQNGLDHPSVEVSLDDSAGMLVDGFERTYDGKLKCRYCNYASKGTARLIEHIRIHTGEKPHRCHLCPFASAYERHLEAHMRSHTGEKPYKCELCSFRCSDRSNLSHHRRRKHKMLPIKGTRPTLGNKKMWGVLQKKVSSLGYSRRTLINLSPPSMVVHKADYLTDFSHEIPSIHSEAYENLAKATHGSGLSRDPQELMVDNPLNQLSTLAGQLSSLPPDTQNPASPDTGPCPDEKPFMIQQPPAPACAVSTIVPHGSSPASPEVRPAHNHRNCSPMAGPSSERSGRTSTPSISNSQPSTPAPALPVQDPQLLHHCQHCDMYFADNILYTIHMGCHGFENPFQCNICGCKCKNKYDFACHFARGQHSQH; translated from the exons ATGGGTGAGAAAAAACCAGAAGCGCTGGACTTTGTCAAGGATTTCCAGGAATACCTCACCCAGCAAACGCACCACGTCAATATGATCTCCGGCTCTGTGAGCGGAGACAAGGAGGCCGACACTTTACAAGGAG GGCAACCAAACCACGATGTGTTCACCGCTAACTCTCCGTGCCTTGCTCTACCGGCAGCTGGGACAGACAGTGATCAGAATGGGCTGGACCACCCGTCTGTGGAGGTGTCTCTGGATGATAGCGCCGGGATGCTGGTGGATGGCTTTGAGCGGACATATGATGGGAAACTAAAGTGTCGTTACTGTAACTATGCCAGCAAGGGCACCGCTCGTCTCATAGAGCACATACGCATACACACAG GTGAGAAACCACACCGTTGTCACCTGTGTCCCTTTGCATCAGCCTATGAGCGCCACCTTGAGGCTCACATGCGCtcccacacaggggagaagccttaCAAGTGCGAGTTATGTTCCTTCCGCTGCAGTGACCGGAGTAACCTGTCCCACCATCGGCGCCGTAAGCACAAGATGCTGCCCATTAAGGGCACACGTCCCACACTTGGCAACAAAAAAATGTGGGGTGTGCTCCAGAAAAAAGTCAGCAGCTTGGGGTACAGTCGTCGAACTCTTATTAACCTCAGCCCACCATCCATGGTGGTGCACAAGGCAGACTATCTGACTGACTTCTCCCATGAGATCCCCAGCATCCACAGCGAGGCCTATGAGAACCTAGCCAAGGCCACGCATGGATCCGGACTGTCTAGGGATCCACAAGAGCTCATGGTTGACAACCCCTTAAACCAGCTATCCACTTTGGCAGGACAGCTTTCCAGCCTTCCTCCAGATACTCAAAACCCTGCTTCACCAGACACAGGACCATGTCCTGATGAGAAACCATTCATGATCCAGCAGCCTCCAGCGCCGGCCTGTGCGGTCTCCACCATTGTTCCTCATGGTTCTTCCCCAGCCAGCCCTGAGGTCCGTCCAGCACACAATCACAGGAACTGTAGCCCAATGGCTGGCCCAAGCAGCGAGCGGAGTGGCCGGACCAGCACCCCCAGCATTAGCAACAGCCAACCTAGCACACCAGCCCCTGCCCTACCAGTCCAGGATCCACAACTTCTGCACCACTGCCAACACTGTGACATGTACTTCGCAGATAACATACTCTATACAATCCACATGGGATGCCATGGATTTGAAAACCCTTTCCAATGCAACATCTGCGGTTGcaaatgcaaaaacaagtatgaCTTTGCTTGCCACTTTGCTCGAGGTCAACATAGCCAACACTGA
- the IKZF5 gene encoding zinc finger protein Pegasus isoform X2 has translation MGEKKPEALDFVKDFQEYLTQQTHHVNMISGSVSGDKEADTLQGAGTDSDQNGLDHPSVEVSLDDSAGMLVDGFERTYDGKLKCRYCNYASKGTARLIEHIRIHTGEKPHRCHLCPFASAYERHLEAHMRSHTGEKPYKCELCSFRCSDRSNLSHHRRRKHKMLPIKGTRPTLGNKKMWGVLQKKVSSLGYSRRTLINLSPPSMVVHKADYLTDFSHEIPSIHSEAYENLAKATHGSGLSRDPQELMVDNPLNQLSTLAGQLSSLPPDTQNPASPDTGPCPDEKPFMIQQPPAPACAVSTIVPHGSSPASPEVRPAHNHRNCSPMAGPSSERSGRTSTPSISNSQPSTPAPALPVQDPQLLHHCQHCDMYFADNILYTIHMGCHGFENPFQCNICGCKCKNKYDFACHFARGQHSQH, from the exons ATGGGTGAGAAAAAACCAGAAGCGCTGGACTTTGTCAAGGATTTCCAGGAATACCTCACCCAGCAAACGCACCACGTCAATATGATCTCCGGCTCTGTGAGCGGAGACAAGGAGGCCGACACTTTACAAGGAG CTGGGACAGACAGTGATCAGAATGGGCTGGACCACCCGTCTGTGGAGGTGTCTCTGGATGATAGCGCCGGGATGCTGGTGGATGGCTTTGAGCGGACATATGATGGGAAACTAAAGTGTCGTTACTGTAACTATGCCAGCAAGGGCACCGCTCGTCTCATAGAGCACATACGCATACACACAG GTGAGAAACCACACCGTTGTCACCTGTGTCCCTTTGCATCAGCCTATGAGCGCCACCTTGAGGCTCACATGCGCtcccacacaggggagaagccttaCAAGTGCGAGTTATGTTCCTTCCGCTGCAGTGACCGGAGTAACCTGTCCCACCATCGGCGCCGTAAGCACAAGATGCTGCCCATTAAGGGCACACGTCCCACACTTGGCAACAAAAAAATGTGGGGTGTGCTCCAGAAAAAAGTCAGCAGCTTGGGGTACAGTCGTCGAACTCTTATTAACCTCAGCCCACCATCCATGGTGGTGCACAAGGCAGACTATCTGACTGACTTCTCCCATGAGATCCCCAGCATCCACAGCGAGGCCTATGAGAACCTAGCCAAGGCCACGCATGGATCCGGACTGTCTAGGGATCCACAAGAGCTCATGGTTGACAACCCCTTAAACCAGCTATCCACTTTGGCAGGACAGCTTTCCAGCCTTCCTCCAGATACTCAAAACCCTGCTTCACCAGACACAGGACCATGTCCTGATGAGAAACCATTCATGATCCAGCAGCCTCCAGCGCCGGCCTGTGCGGTCTCCACCATTGTTCCTCATGGTTCTTCCCCAGCCAGCCCTGAGGTCCGTCCAGCACACAATCACAGGAACTGTAGCCCAATGGCTGGCCCAAGCAGCGAGCGGAGTGGCCGGACCAGCACCCCCAGCATTAGCAACAGCCAACCTAGCACACCAGCCCCTGCCCTACCAGTCCAGGATCCACAACTTCTGCACCACTGCCAACACTGTGACATGTACTTCGCAGATAACATACTCTATACAATCCACATGGGATGCCATGGATTTGAAAACCCTTTCCAATGCAACATCTGCGGTTGcaaatgcaaaaacaagtatgaCTTTGCTTGCCACTTTGCTCGAGGTCAACATAGCCAACACTGA